The genomic segment GTTACTCCTTCGGCGCCGCCTCCACGTTCATCAGGGGCGATCTCTCCCGCTGCCATCATCCGCACTATGCTTTTGTCGTTACAATCTATTCATACATGAGTCTGGGAGGAAGTGTCAACGGTAAATTGCATGGTATACTGGGAGAACCGAAAATCAGGGAGGCATCGACATGAACGACAGCATGACTTTGGCGGATGCATTCCAAAACAGCAAGTATCCGATCGTCGGCCACGGCAAACGGAACGTCCAGGTGCTGATGGAAGCATTCGAGGGAACGGATGCGGACGCGAGCAGCGATATGTACGGAAAAGGGGAGATCATCGAGCGGTTTCAGGCGAAAATGGCCGCTTATCTCGGCAAGCCGGAGGCCGTATTTTTCCCGAGCGGCACGATGGCGCAGCAGATTGCGCTGCGGATTCACTGCGACGAGACGGGGAAAGGGAAGGTCGCTTACCATCCCCTTAGTCATCTGGAGCTTCACGAGGAGGACGGCCTGAAGGAGCTGCACCGGATCGAGACCGTGCTGCTGGCCGAGCGCGACCGGCTCATCGGGCCGGCGGATGTCCGATTGCTTGGCGACGACGTCGCATGCCTGCTGCTCGAACTGCCTCAGCGGGAGATCGGCGGTCAGCTGCCGCCCTATGCGGAGCTTGAGAAAATTGCCGCTTACTGCCGCAGCCGCGGCATCAGATTGCATCTGGACGGCGCGCGACTGTTCGAGATTTTGCCGCATTACGGGAAGTCTGCCGCCGAAATTTGCGCGTTGTTCGACAGCGTGTACGTCTCTTTTTACAAAGGACTGGGCGGTATCGCGGGAGCGATATTGGCGGGGGACGCAGCGCTGACCACGCGGTCGAAGATCTGGAAGCGCAGGCATGGCGGCGATCTGATCAGTCTGTATCCGTATGTGATCAGCTCCGAATACTACTTCGACAAGCGAATCGGCAGAATGGCGCAGTATTACGAGGAAGCGAAGACGCTGGCGGCCATGTACAACGATTGCGGGGATCCGATCCGTACGGTCCCGGCGGTGCCGGCGTCCAATATGTTCCATGTCCAAGCGGACCTGGAGAAGGAAGCGCTGGAATCGCTATTGGTGGAAGTATGCGAAGCGACGGGAGTCGGCTTGTCCGCTTGGGTCCAGGGGCTTGAGGATGGTGGCAGCGCCTATGAGGTAAGCATCGGCGACCGCTTTGCGGCGGTACCGGATGACCGATTGCGCCAAGCGTTCGCGCTGCTGAGAGAAAAGCTGCAGGAAGACGGGTATCGGGCTTAGAGCTAGCGCGCATCCTAATGCGGGAATGGCGTTTGTCTTAAAGCGAAGGAGACCGATATGCGCAAAAACGAATTCGAAGCGCTTCAAGCCCTGGAGCGCCATGCGACGCCTTTTCTAGGGGCAGCCTACGCGGAAGCGCTCGTGGAGCTTGCCGGCGAAGCCAAATTCGCGCTGATCGGCGAAGCTTCGCACGGCACGTCCGAGTTTTACGTCGAGCGGGCCGAGCTGTCCAAGCGGCTTATCGTCGAGAAGGGCTTCAAGTTTATTGCCGTCGAGGGCGACTGGCCTTCTTGTTATGTGCTGAACCGTTATGTAAAAGGCGACGACGCAGCCGGCACGATCGCCGCGGAAGCCCTCCGCGACTTTGCGCGCTGGCCGACCTGGATGTGGGCGAATCGCGAGATCGCGGCGTTCGCAGACTGGCTTCGCGTTTATAACGACGGCAAGGCCGAAGAAGACAAGGTCGGCTTTTACGGCATCGATCTGTACAGCTTGTGGGAGTCGATGGACGAGATTCTGAAGTACCTCGCGCAAAAAGACGGCACCGACCTGGAGGCGGCCAAACGCGCCTTCGAATGCTTCGAGCCGCACGGACGAGAGGAGCAGCAGTACGGAATCGCGGCCAATTTCTATGGCGAGGGCTGTGAAACGGAGGTCGTTGCGCTGCTGCGCAAGCTGCAGGACAAATGGCAGAGTGCGCGATCGGGAGACCGCGAGGATGCGCTTGCGGCGGAGCTGAATGCGCTCGCGGTGAAGGGAGCGGAGGATTATTACCGGACGATGATCCGCCACGATGCCGAATCCTGGAACGTGCGCGACCGGCACATGGTCGAGGCGCTCGAACGTCTCATGGCCTACCACGGGCCAATGGCAAAGGCCGTCGTCTGGGCGCACAATACGCATATCGGCGACGCGCGCGCGACGGACATGGCCGATGAAGGCATGGTGAATGTCGGGCAGCTGCTGCGCGAGACGCATGACGGCGATGTCTATTCAATAGGCTTCGGTACTTATGAAGGAACCGTGATCGCCGGACGAGGTTGGGGACGCCCTTTTGAGGAGATGAAGGTGCCCCCGGCACAGTCCGGAAGCCTTGAAGAGCTGCTTCATCGGTTCGAGCCTGCCGACAAGCTGCTCCTGCTCGACGACGCCGAGCAGGTGCTGCGCGAATCGAAGCTTGGCCATCGCGCGATCGGCGTCGTTTATCATCCCGAATACGAGCGGGGCAACTACGTGCCCACGACGCTGGCGGAACGATACGACGCATTTATTTTTCTGGACCGGACTTCCGCGCTTGCGCCGCTTGCCGTTGAAGCAGCCTTTTCATAGCCCCGCCAAGCCAGCTTCTGAAGGAGGAGATCCATATGCCCATCGAAAAAGAGCTGCACGATCTGAAAACGGAGCAGGCCGGCATCGTCGATCAGCACGAGACGCGCATAACGGACGAGCCCGTGCTGATTCAGCCGCCGGAGGTCAGCCCCGGGCCTTACGGTAAGCATACGCAGGAATCGGGTAAGCGGAGAAGAGAGTGACGAAGAAAAGAAAATACCGAATGAACGAAAAGAAAATACTGAACGAACGAAAAGGCGCCTCCACGGCGTCTTTTTGACGTTAAGCCCGCTGCAGGTTCACTAGACTTGTTCGACCATCACTTCCATGCCCGCTTCGGTCATCTCGTGAAGCTGCTGTTCGGTGATCCGGCTGTCGGTGATCAGCAGGTCGATCTCGCCGGGCTCGGCGAATTGGACGAACGAATTTTTGCCGATTTTGGCGCTGTCGCACAAGAGCACGACCTGCGTCGCGATCCGGATCATCGTCCGCTTGACCTCGGCCTGGTTCATGTCCGGCGTCGTGCAGCCTTTGCGGACGCTGAAGGCGTTGGTGCCGAGGAACACCTTGTCTACGTTGAGCTCGGAGAGCAGCTTGACGGCGAACGGACCGACCGTACAGTGAAAATGTCGGCGCAGCATGCCGCCGATGACGACGACGGACACGTTGTCTACGCGCTCAAGCATCGAAGCGATCTCAATATCGTTGACGATAACGGTCAGGTTCTTTTTGCCCTGCAGGTGATTGCACATCTGCCTGGTCGTAATGCCGGCATCCAAAATGATAATATCGCCGTCCTCGACCAGCTCTGCCGCTTTTCTGGCGATCGCTTCCTTCAGGCTTAAATCCTTGACCGTCTTGTCTTTGTTATCAGGCTCGAAGCCGACCGTCGCGGCATCGCTCGGAATCGCGCCGCCATGCGTGCGCTTGATCAGACCCCTTGCTTCGAGATCCCGCAGGTCGCCCCGAATCGTAGCCGGCGACATCTTGAAAAAGGCGACAAGGTCGGGTACGAGCACCTTCCCGCGCTCCTGAACCATTTTGGCAATGGCTGCCTGCCGCTCCTCGGCGAACATGACGTCCGAATTTCCCTCGTTCATGGCCATCTTCCTTTTAAAGGTTGAATGATTATCGCAAATTAGATCATCCGATCGCAAAAATGATCAATCGAGTAGATGAGTCTTCTGAATTATACTATATAACAGCGAATGATTGTCGTTTATTCGTAAAGTGATGAGTGATAAGCTTAAAACCTACTGAGTCGAAATTAAACAACAACAAAACGCGTGCGAACGACAGCAATAATCAACTTTTGAAAAGCGGGTGAAAGGGCTCATGCAGCAAAAAGAGATCGGCGTATGCATCATCGGAGCAGGCAGAGCGGGTATGATCCACGCCGCCAACTTCCGGAAAAACGTGCCGTTGGCCAGACTTGTCGCCGTCGTCGACCCGAACCAGGAAACGGCCGCATCGGCTGCGAAGGAGCTTGGAATCGACCGCTACTATACGGACTACAAGCAAGCGCTCGAGGACGCGGAGATCGACGCCGTCGTCGTCGTGACGCCGACGATCTATCACCGCGATATCGTCGTGGCGTCCGCGCATGCGGGCAAGCATGTGCTGTGCGAAAAGCCGATGGCGATAAGCGTTCGCGAATGCGACGAGATGATCGCGGCTTGCGAGGCGGCCGGCGTCACGCTGCAGGTCGCGTTCATGAGACGCTTCGACGAGAGCTTCGTCGAAGCCAAACGCGCGATCGACGAAGGTGCGATCGGCGAAGTCGTGCTCGTCAAGTCGCTGACGCGCGGACCGAGCCAGCCGATGCCCTGGATGTACGATCTGGCTAAGAGCAACGGCCCGCTCGCCGAGGTCAACAGTCACGACATCGACACGATCCGTTGGTTCTCGGACTCGGAGGTGTCCGAGGTGTATGCGATCGGCGGCAACTACCGCAACCGGCATGTCTCGGCCGACTTCCCGGACTTTTACGACAATGTCTCGCTCACCGCCCGCTTCGCGAGCGGCGCGCAGGCTAGCATTGACGGCGCGGTCGCCGTCCGCTATGGATACGACAGCCGGGTGGAGATTCTCGGCACCGAAGGCGTCATCTTTCTTGGTCAGACGCACGAGAAGACGACGATCGTCGCGGGTCCGGACCGGCTCCTCCGACGGCCGTTCATGAACAGCTGGCGGTCGCTTTTCAAGGAAGCCTATCTCGCCGAGGATACCGACTTCATCGCCGCCATTCTGGAAGGCAGGCCGCCGCGCGTGACGGGGCATGACGGCAAGATGGCCGTGCGTGTCGTCGAGGCCGGCAACGCGTCGATCAAGACCGGCGCGCCGGTCAGGCTCTAGGGAGGAGAAGCGAATATGTTAGCGGCCAGATTGTACGGACCCGGCGATATTCGGCTGGACGAGGTGCCAATGCCGGTCATCTCCGATCGGGAGATTCTCGTCAAGGTAAGGAGCGCGGGCATCTGCGGCACGGATATGCGGATGATCAAAAACGGATTTCCGGGCATCTCGGCGGAATCGCCGCGGACGCTCGGGCATGAATTGAGCGGGGAGATCGTCGAGGTCGGTTCGCTTACGACCGGCTACCGGGTCGGAATGCGCGTCGGCATTGCGCCTAACATGGGCTGCGGCATTTGCGGGGAATGCATCCGCGGCAACCAGCATCTGTGCGCAAGCTACGAGGCGCTTGGCGTTCAGATGGACGGCGGCTTCGCCGAGTATGTTCGAGTGCCGGAGCAGGCGCTGCGCTTCGGCAACGTCGTCGAGCTGCCGGCGCAGGTGACGTTCGACCATGCGGCCGTCAACGAGCCGTTGTCGTGCGTGTACAACGGGATCGAGCAGTGCCCGATCCGCGCCGGAGACGACGTGCTGATCATCGGCGCCGGTCCGATCGGCATCATGTATGCGCAGCTGGCCAAAATGTCAGGCGCTGGCAGGGTTTTCCTGAGCAACCGATCGACGGGCCGGCTGGAGCTGGCGCGCCGGATCGATCCTTCGTTCATCGCGCTGCCGGCAGACGGGTTGAAGGAAAGTTTGCTAGCGCAGACCGGCGGCCGGGGCGCGGACGTCATCGTGACGGCCAATCCGTCGCCCGAAGCGCAGCAGCTCGCGGTCGAGCTTGCGGCGATGGGCGGACGTATCAACTTTTTCGGCGGCCTGCCCAAGGATAGCGTGCCCGTCGCGCTGGACACGAACGTCATCCATTACAAGCAGCTGCTGGTAACGGGCAGCACGAAGGCGAACAACGCGCATTTCCGCAAGACGCTGCAGTTCATCGCGAGCGGCATCCTGGATGTCGGCAAGCTCGTATCCGCGCGCTATGCGATCGGCCGCTTCGACGAGGCGCTCCGCCACGCCGGCAGCTCACAGGGCATCAAGACGGTCATTGCGTTCGACTAGAGGGGAGAAGGAGTTAAATGCCATCCGACAATAGCCGCTCGAACTGCGCGATCGCCGTAGACCTGGGCACGCAGGGGACCAAAGCCGCGCTTATCGCGGCAGACGGCCAGATTCTTGGCAGCGCGTTCGTGCCTTCGAACCTGATTCGTCCCGCGCCAGGGCAGGTCGAGCAGGATCCGGACGAAATGTTCGGCTCGGTCGTCTCCGCCATCCGTTCGGCGATGGATCGAACGGGCGTCTCGCCCGCGCGCGTGGCGGCAGTCGGCATCGGCGGCCAGATGGCGGGCGTGCTCGGCGTCGACGAAGACTGGCATGCCATGACGCCCTACGACTCCTGGCTCGACAGCCGCTGCGAAGCCGCGATGCCGCTCATCCGGGATTGGGGCGAGGAAGCTTTTATCGGCATCACGGGCAGTCCGGTTACCTATGCACACGGTCCCAAGATTTTATGGTGGCGCAGGGAGCGACCGGAGGTCTATCGCTCGATCGCCAAGTTTCTCGTGCCCAGCGCCTACGTCGCCGGCAGGCTCGCGGGCTTGCGCGCGCAGGATGCCTTTATCGACCATACGCATCTTCATTTCACCGGCTTCGCCGACGTACAGCGGATGGCCTGGTCGGATGAGCTCCTGTCGGCGTTCGGCGTGGAAGGCGACAAGATGCCTGCCATCGTCCGGCCGTGGGACATCGTCGGCGGGCTAGCCGATCGTTATGCGGAAGCGGCGGGGCTGTTGGCGGGCACGCCGATCGCCGCGGGACTTGGCGATACCGCCGCGGCTACGCTCGGCGCGGGCATCGCGCGGCCGGGCCTGCTGTTCGACGTGGCGGGCACCGCGTCGGTGCTGTCCTGCTGCACGGCCGCGTATCGGCCGGATACCGCGGGCAAGACGCTCATCTATGCCCGCTCGGCGCTGCCCGATCTGTGGACGCCGCTTGCTTATATCAATGGCGGCGGGCAATGCCTTGCCTGGTTCAAGCGTATGACCGGCTTGGACTACGACGAACTGAATGCGCTGGCCGAGGCGGTGGAGCCGGGCTGCGGCGGCCTGACGTTTGTTCCGCATTTCGGCGGGCGCGTCTGTCCCAACACGCCGGCGCTTCGCGGCAGCTGGACCGGCCTTGCCTGGTCTCACGAGCGAGGCGCGCTGTTCCGGGCGATCCTCGAATCGGTCGCCTGCGAATACAAGCATTATCTTGGCACGCTCGAGCGGCTCGTCGGGCATGCGGCGTATGAAGCGGTCCATGTCGCGGGCGGCGGCGCGCGCAGCGCGCTGTTCAACGGGATCAAGGCGGACACGCTCGGCATACCGTACCGTCCGCTGCAGGCGGAGGATACGGCGCTGATCGGCGCGGCGCTCGTCGCGGGGCACGGCGTCGGGCTGTTCCCGGATCTGGCGGCATCGGCCGAGCGCTTCGCGGCGCCGGGAGCGGCGATCGAGCCGGATGCGGGCAGGCATCGCCAGTACGCCGTTGCTGCAGGCCGGTATCGGCGGACGCTGGACGGCATGCAGGCGTTGTATGCGAGCCTGGAAGCAGCCGAGTGATCGGGTAAATTTCACATTTATTTTATAAAACAAACATGCCTGCTGACACCCGGGGCAGCGATGTCCTGGGGTCAAGGAGAGGAGTGCGAAGCTATGAAGCTGCCGCAAAGCGCGGCGTCGCCGACAATGTACTTCGTCGGCGTGACGACCGGACAATCGTCCATTATGAAGCTGTTCCCGCTGTGGGCCGAGGCGCTCGGTCTCGGCGGACCGAAGATCGTCGGCATCGACATCGCCATTCATGCGGAGCCCAAGGTTTACCGGGACTGCGTACGTTTTATCAAGGAGGATCCGCTCTCCCTGGGCGCGCTCGTCACGACACATAAAATCGATCTTTTTAACGCCGCGCGCGATTTGTTCGACACGTTGGATCCGTACGCCACGACGTTCGAGGAGATCTCGTCGATCTCCAAGGCCGGCGGCCAGCTCGCCGGACACGCCAAGGACCCGATCTCGAGCGGGTTGTCGCTCGAGGCGTTCGTGCCCCCGGGTCATTGGAAAAAGACGGGCGGCCACGCACTGATCATGGGCGCTGGCGGCAGCGCGCTCGCCATCTGCAGCTATCTGACGCATCCAGATCGCGGGGATGACGTGCCGCGTACGATCGTGATCACGAACCGCAGCCCGGAGCGGCTCGAATCGGCGCGCCAACTGCTCGGCCGCATCGATACGGATGTACGGTTCGAATTCAGGCTTTGTCCGGCGCCGGCGGACAATGACGCGGTGCTGGCGGAATTGCCGGCCGGTTCGCTTGTCGTCAATGCGACGGGACTCGGCAAGGACCGCCCGGGCTCTCCGCTGACGGACGAGGCCGCGTTCCCCGAAGGCGGCCTCGTCTGGGAGCTGAATTACCGCGGCGCGCTCGACTTTATGCACCAGGCGATTCGCCAACAGGCGCAAAAACGGCTCCATGTGGAAGACGGCTGGATCTATTTTATCCATGGCTGGACGCAAGTGATCTCCGAGGTGTTCCATGTTCCGATCGAGGGCGAGACGTTCGACCGTCTGGAGAAGATCGCGATGGAGCTGCGAAACGGCAGCGAAACGAAAGGAGCCGCGCAAAAATGACGCAAACGCACGCGACCGGTCCGAAGCTCGCAAATCCGTTAAACCCGTTTACGCTCTATTTCAGCCTGAACAACGGTCTGTCCGACGCTGCGCCCTCGCTGAAGCGCCATCTGTCGAAGATGAAAGGGATGTACGCGGACGACGAGGCGTATCGCAGCTTGCTCGCGGACGGCGCGGACCCGCTCGTCTACGAATTCCACGAGCTTGGCATACCCGAATCCGACGGCAATCTGGCGTTCGGCACGAGCATCGTCTATCCGGGCAAGGTCGGCGACGAGTATTACATGACCAAGGGGCACTTTCACACGATCCTCGACACGGCCGAAGTCTACTACTGCATCGGCGGCAAAGGGATGATGCTTATGGAAAATCCGGAAGGCGACTGGGACGTGCAGGAATTCGCGCCGGGTAAGGCCGTCTACGTGCCTGGCCGGTACGCGCACCGGAGCATTAACACCGGGCATGAACCGCTCATTACGTTCTACGTTTTCCGTGCGGATGCCGGACACGACTACGGCACGATCGAGACCAAGGGCTATCGTAAAATCGTCGTCGAGCGCGACGGACAGCCTGCCGTGCTCGACAACCCGAAGTGGAAATAAGCGTGGCGTCGCGCAAAGGAGGGCTGCCGTTATGGCACCGAAGCTGAAAATCGTCGTGACGCCGCGTTCGTTCGGCAAATCGGACCCGGCTCCGATCGAGCTGCTCGCGTCGCAAGGGTACGAAGTCGTTTACAACCCGTACGGACGTATTCTCACGAAGGAAGAGATGAAGGGGCTGCTTGCGGATGCCGACGGCGTCATCGTCGGCGTCGACCCGCTGGACCGCGAGGTGCTGGCGGAAGCGCCCGGGCTCAAGATCATCTCCAAATACGGCGTCGGCACGGACAACATCGATCTGAAGTACGCTGAGGAGCGGGGA from the Cohnella hashimotonis genome contains:
- a CDS encoding glucose-6-phosphate isomerase; translation: MTQTHATGPKLANPLNPFTLYFSLNNGLSDAAPSLKRHLSKMKGMYADDEAYRSLLADGADPLVYEFHELGIPESDGNLAFGTSIVYPGKVGDEYYMTKGHFHTILDTAEVYYCIGGKGMMLMENPEGDWDVQEFAPGKAVYVPGRYAHRSINTGHEPLITFYVFRADAGHDYGTIETKGYRKIVVERDGQPAVLDNPKWK
- a CDS encoding threonine aldolase family protein, giving the protein MNDSMTLADAFQNSKYPIVGHGKRNVQVLMEAFEGTDADASSDMYGKGEIIERFQAKMAAYLGKPEAVFFPSGTMAQQIALRIHCDETGKGKVAYHPLSHLELHEEDGLKELHRIETVLLAERDRLIGPADVRLLGDDVACLLLELPQREIGGQLPPYAELEKIAAYCRSRGIRLHLDGARLFEILPHYGKSAAEICALFDSVYVSFYKGLGGIAGAILAGDAALTTRSKIWKRRHGGDLISLYPYVISSEYYFDKRIGRMAQYYEEAKTLAAMYNDCGDPIRTVPAVPASNMFHVQADLEKEALESLLVEVCEATGVGLSAWVQGLEDGGSAYEVSIGDRFAAVPDDRLRQAFALLREKLQEDGYRA
- a CDS encoding shikimate dehydrogenase family protein; translation: MKLPQSAASPTMYFVGVTTGQSSIMKLFPLWAEALGLGGPKIVGIDIAIHAEPKVYRDCVRFIKEDPLSLGALVTTHKIDLFNAARDLFDTLDPYATTFEEISSISKAGGQLAGHAKDPISSGLSLEAFVPPGHWKKTGGHALIMGAGGSALAICSYLTHPDRGDDVPRTIVITNRSPERLESARQLLGRIDTDVRFEFRLCPAPADNDAVLAELPAGSLVVNATGLGKDRPGSPLTDEAAFPEGGLVWELNYRGALDFMHQAIRQQAQKRLHVEDGWIYFIHGWTQVISEVFHVPIEGETFDRLEKIAMELRNGSETKGAAQK
- a CDS encoding Gfo/Idh/MocA family oxidoreductase; this encodes MQQKEIGVCIIGAGRAGMIHAANFRKNVPLARLVAVVDPNQETAASAAKELGIDRYYTDYKQALEDAEIDAVVVVTPTIYHRDIVVASAHAGKHVLCEKPMAISVRECDEMIAACEAAGVTLQVAFMRRFDESFVEAKRAIDEGAIGEVVLVKSLTRGPSQPMPWMYDLAKSNGPLAEVNSHDIDTIRWFSDSEVSEVYAIGGNYRNRHVSADFPDFYDNVSLTARFASGAQASIDGAVAVRYGYDSRVEILGTEGVIFLGQTHEKTTIVAGPDRLLRRPFMNSWRSLFKEAYLAEDTDFIAAILEGRPPRVTGHDGKMAVRVVEAGNASIKTGAPVRL
- a CDS encoding xylulokinase yields the protein MPSDNSRSNCAIAVDLGTQGTKAALIAADGQILGSAFVPSNLIRPAPGQVEQDPDEMFGSVVSAIRSAMDRTGVSPARVAAVGIGGQMAGVLGVDEDWHAMTPYDSWLDSRCEAAMPLIRDWGEEAFIGITGSPVTYAHGPKILWWRRERPEVYRSIAKFLVPSAYVAGRLAGLRAQDAFIDHTHLHFTGFADVQRMAWSDELLSAFGVEGDKMPAIVRPWDIVGGLADRYAEAAGLLAGTPIAAGLGDTAAATLGAGIARPGLLFDVAGTASVLSCCTAAYRPDTAGKTLIYARSALPDLWTPLAYINGGGQCLAWFKRMTGLDYDELNALAEAVEPGCGGLTFVPHFGGRVCPNTPALRGSWTGLAWSHERGALFRAILESVACEYKHYLGTLERLVGHAAYEAVHVAGGGARSALFNGIKADTLGIPYRPLQAEDTALIGAALVAGHGVGLFPDLAASAERFAAPGAAIEPDAGRHRQYAVAAGRYRRTLDGMQALYASLEAAE
- a CDS encoding erythromycin esterase family protein; this translates as MRKNEFEALQALERHATPFLGAAYAEALVELAGEAKFALIGEASHGTSEFYVERAELSKRLIVEKGFKFIAVEGDWPSCYVLNRYVKGDDAAGTIAAEALRDFARWPTWMWANREIAAFADWLRVYNDGKAEEDKVGFYGIDLYSLWESMDEILKYLAQKDGTDLEAAKRAFECFEPHGREEQQYGIAANFYGEGCETEVVALLRKLQDKWQSARSGDREDALAAELNALAVKGAEDYYRTMIRHDAESWNVRDRHMVEALERLMAYHGPMAKAVVWAHNTHIGDARATDMADEGMVNVGQLLRETHDGDVYSIGFGTYEGTVIAGRGWGRPFEEMKVPPAQSGSLEELLHRFEPADKLLLLDDAEQVLRESKLGHRAIGVVYHPEYERGNYVPTTLAERYDAFIFLDRTSALAPLAVEAAFS
- a CDS encoding DeoR/GlpR family DNA-binding transcription regulator → MNEGNSDVMFAEERQAAIAKMVQERGKVLVPDLVAFFKMSPATIRGDLRDLEARGLIKRTHGGAIPSDAATVGFEPDNKDKTVKDLSLKEAIARKAAELVEDGDIIILDAGITTRQMCNHLQGKKNLTVIVNDIEIASMLERVDNVSVVVIGGMLRRHFHCTVGPFAVKLLSELNVDKVFLGTNAFSVRKGCTTPDMNQAEVKRTMIRIATQVVLLCDSAKIGKNSFVQFAEPGEIDLLITDSRITEQQLHEMTEAGMEVMVEQV
- a CDS encoding alcohol dehydrogenase catalytic domain-containing protein, with amino-acid sequence MLAARLYGPGDIRLDEVPMPVISDREILVKVRSAGICGTDMRMIKNGFPGISAESPRTLGHELSGEIVEVGSLTTGYRVGMRVGIAPNMGCGICGECIRGNQHLCASYEALGVQMDGGFAEYVRVPEQALRFGNVVELPAQVTFDHAAVNEPLSCVYNGIEQCPIRAGDDVLIIGAGPIGIMYAQLAKMSGAGRVFLSNRSTGRLELARRIDPSFIALPADGLKESLLAQTGGRGADVIVTANPSPEAQQLAVELAAMGGRINFFGGLPKDSVPVALDTNVIHYKQLLVTGSTKANNAHFRKTLQFIASGILDVGKLVSARYAIGRFDEALRHAGSSQGIKTVIAFD